One genomic window of Candidatus Methylomirabilota bacterium includes the following:
- a CDS encoding cytochrome c oxidase subunit 3 has product MPPTGGDDGPGREPSERRPPLDNLRLAILILIGGESMFFAALIGALLVLRLGHPAWPPPLQPRLPVGVTGVNTLVLLASSVTMLAALRALARGAAATGVRRLALTAGLGALFLGVQGYEWVRLIGYGLTVSSGAYGGAFYTLIGAHGVHVLGALVWLGVVLAGAARGRYADGRTTPVKACAMFWHFVVGLWPILYVVVYLL; this is encoded by the coding sequence GTGCCTCCGACGGGGGGGGACGACGGGCCCGGGCGCGAGCCGTCGGAGCGGCGGCCGCCGCTCGACAACCTCCGGCTGGCGATCCTGATCCTGATCGGCGGCGAGTCCATGTTCTTCGCAGCGCTCATCGGGGCGCTGCTCGTGCTGCGGCTCGGCCACCCCGCCTGGCCCCCGCCGCTCCAGCCGCGCCTGCCGGTGGGTGTGACGGGCGTGAACACGCTCGTCCTGCTCGCGTCGAGCGTCACGATGCTCGCGGCGCTCCGCGCCCTCGCGCGCGGGGCGGCGGCCACGGGGGTGCGCCGGCTCGCGCTCACCGCCGGACTCGGGGCGCTCTTCCTCGGCGTGCAGGGGTACGAGTGGGTGCGGCTCATCGGGTACGGGCTCACCGTGTCGTCCGGCGCCTACGGCGGCGCCTTCTACACGCTGATCGGGGCGCACGGCGTGCACGTCCTCGGCGCCCTGGTCTGGCTCGGCGTCGTCCTCGCGGGCGCCGCGCGCGGCCGCTACGCGGACGGCCGCACGACACCGGTCAAGGCGTGCGCGATGTTCTGGCACTTCGTGGTGGGCCTCTGGCCGATCCTGTACGTCGTGGTGTACCTGCTGTGA
- a CDS encoding c-type cytochrome, with protein sequence MGQAYGQAGDAQAGKIVYEKKCALCHGEKGDGKGPAADLLDPRPRDFTTGIYKIRTTANKTPTDQDLFTVITHGMPGTFMPGWKVLPEKDRWSLVAYLKTFAPERFKEAPKKQELPKEVASSPESIKRGKEMFEAIECNKCHGAAGRADGPSRPELKDEWGHPIRPANLAKRWNFRGGATRADIAMRLAAGILGTPMPTFIDSVEKPEDIWHLANYIASLGPESPGYATLLSARAVAGDIPDDPNAPFWAGIAPQNVPLVGQVTIEPRNVNPAIDVVTLRAAWNEKEIAFHLAWDDPTRSVQDAVNKTFADAVALQFPRELPTGLERPYFLMGDASDAVYLLRWENGKGGTEAHANGPAKLAPIAGGEVTAKAVYADGQYRLVLKRPLVSKDAARLTFRPGVFTPIAFQAWDGGAGEAGARMSLTSWYYLRLEEPQSSRRFVVPPVVAVLTFVVMVLVGRVARRRA encoded by the coding sequence GTGGGACAGGCGTACGGGCAGGCGGGGGACGCGCAGGCGGGGAAGATCGTCTACGAGAAGAAGTGCGCGCTCTGCCACGGCGAGAAGGGCGACGGCAAGGGGCCGGCGGCCGACTTGCTGGATCCGCGGCCGCGCGACTTCACGACCGGCATCTACAAGATCCGCACGACCGCCAACAAGACGCCGACCGACCAGGATCTCTTCACCGTGATCACGCACGGCATGCCGGGGACGTTCATGCCGGGGTGGAAGGTCCTGCCGGAGAAGGACCGCTGGAGCCTCGTCGCGTACCTCAAGACGTTCGCGCCGGAGCGCTTCAAGGAAGCGCCAAAGAAGCAGGAGCTGCCGAAGGAAGTCGCCTCGTCGCCCGAGTCGATCAAGCGGGGCAAGGAGATGTTCGAGGCGATCGAGTGTAACAAGTGCCACGGCGCCGCGGGCCGGGCCGACGGCCCCTCGCGCCCCGAGCTGAAGGACGAGTGGGGCCATCCGATCCGGCCGGCGAACCTCGCCAAGCGCTGGAATTTCCGCGGTGGGGCGACGCGCGCCGACATCGCCATGCGGCTCGCGGCCGGGATCCTCGGCACGCCGATGCCGACGTTCATCGACTCGGTCGAGAAGCCCGAGGACATCTGGCACCTGGCGAACTACATCGCGTCGCTCGGCCCCGAGTCGCCGGGCTACGCCACGCTCCTGTCGGCGCGGGCGGTCGCGGGCGACATCCCCGACGATCCCAACGCGCCGTTCTGGGCGGGGATCGCCCCGCAGAACGTCCCCCTGGTCGGGCAGGTGACGATCGAGCCGCGGAACGTCAATCCCGCGATCGACGTGGTGACGCTGCGGGCCGCCTGGAACGAGAAGGAGATCGCGTTTCACCTCGCGTGGGACGACCCGACGCGGTCGGTGCAGGACGCGGTGAACAAGACCTTCGCCGACGCCGTGGCGCTCCAGTTCCCGCGGGAGCTGCCGACGGGGCTCGAGCGGCCGTACTTCCTCATGGGCGACGCGTCGGACGCCGTGTACCTGCTCCGCTGGGAGAACGGCAAGGGCGGCACCGAGGCGCACGCGAACGGTCCGGCGAAGCTCGCGCCGATCGCGGGCGGCGAGGTCACCGCCAAGGCGGTCTACGCCGACGGCCAGTACCGGCTCGTGCTGAAGCGCCCGCTCGTCTCGAAGGACGCCGCGCGCCTCACGTTCCGGCCCGGCGTCTTCACGCCGATCGCGTTCCAGGCGTGGGACGGCGGAGCGGGGGAGGCCGGGGCCAGGATGTCCCTGACATCGTGGTACTATCTGCGGCTGGAGGAGCCGCAATCGAGTCGCCGCTTCGTCGTTCCTCCGGTGGTGGCGGTCCTGACGTTCGTCGTCATGGTGCTCGTGGGTCGCGTCGCACGCAGGCGTGCATAA
- the coxB gene encoding cytochrome c oxidase subunit II has protein sequence MLDWWLPENVSTYGQEIDWLFHLIYYITGVTFVLVFVAMLVFIVIYRDRPGRKARYTHGSTPLEIAWTVVPALILVILTILSVPAWSRIKMHVPPTDFDVYVTAKQFNWQVTYPGNDTVFLDEMHVPVNKVIRVHLRSQDVIHSFFVPQFRMKQDAVPGREIVQWFEVVKPGKYEWPCAELCGFGHSGMRGWIYVHTPEEYAKWAAENLTAEAKPAEAKPAVEPKKEGKAKR, from the coding sequence ATGCTCGACTGGTGGCTGCCGGAGAACGTGTCGACGTACGGCCAGGAGATCGACTGGCTGTTCCACCTCATCTACTACATCACCGGCGTGACGTTCGTCCTCGTGTTCGTCGCGATGCTGGTGTTCATCGTGATCTACCGTGACCGGCCCGGCCGGAAGGCGCGGTACACGCACGGCAGCACGCCGCTCGAGATCGCGTGGACCGTCGTGCCGGCGCTGATCCTCGTCATCCTGACGATCCTCAGCGTGCCCGCCTGGTCGAGGATCAAGATGCACGTGCCGCCGACCGACTTCGACGTCTACGTGACGGCGAAGCAGTTCAACTGGCAGGTGACCTACCCGGGCAACGACACGGTCTTCCTCGACGAGATGCACGTGCCCGTCAACAAGGTGATCCGCGTGCACCTGCGCTCGCAGGACGTGATCCACAGCTTCTTCGTGCCCCAGTTCCGCATGAAGCAGGACGCGGTGCCGGGCCGTGAGATCGTCCAGTGGTTCGAGGTCGTGAAGCCCGGCAAATACGAATGGCCGTGCGCCGAGCTGTGCGGCTTCGGCCACTCCGGGATGCGGGGCTGGATCTACGTGCACACCCCGGAGGAGTACGCGAAGTGGGCCGCGGAGAACCTCACCGCGGAGGCCAAGCCCGCCGAGGCGAAGCCCGCGGTCGAGCCCAAGAAAGAGGGGAAAGCCAAGAGATGA
- a CDS encoding cbb3-type cytochrome c oxidase subunit I: MSASSATAHGHVEHAGHHELGFVRTYIFSTDHKMIARQFLFLGLFMMIIGGLLALMVRWQLAWPETPVPGLGPILRETGGILEPSTYNMAFTMHATIMIFFVIMPILAGAFGNFCIPLMIGARDMAFPFLNMLSFWVTCSAGLIMLSGFFVEGGHAAAGWTSYAPLSAVASYTGVNWGQNIWCISLFIMGIGSMMGAINYITTIINMRAPGMRLFRMPLVVWSLFITAILLLLALPVLTSAVAMLLFDRTLGTSWFRPSGGGEPLLWQHLFWYFGHPEVYILILPAMGIASEILPVFSRKPIFGYHAMAFSMIAIAFLSWVVYGHHMFVSGMSPALGMAFTVTTMVIAVPSAIKTFNWLGTLWGGRIQFTVPMLNALAFVSMFVIGGLSGIFMASTPVDIYIQDTYFIVAHIHYVVFGGSIFGAFAAIYYWFPKMFGRMTNTVLGHLHFWPTFVFFNLTFFPMHIIGVGGQMRRIYNPMQYEFLQHQQHWNVFITISALCLGLGQIPFVINFFWSLFAGKKAPLNPWNANTLEWTAPSPPPHLNWGATLPTVYRGPYEYSSPESKEDWLPQNAPPVTSAGARRH; this comes from the coding sequence ATGAGCGCCAGCAGCGCGACCGCGCACGGGCACGTCGAGCACGCCGGGCACCACGAGCTCGGCTTCGTTCGGACGTACATCTTCTCCACGGACCACAAGATGATCGCCCGGCAGTTCCTGTTCCTCGGGCTCTTCATGATGATCATCGGCGGGCTCCTGGCCCTCATGGTCCGCTGGCAGCTCGCGTGGCCCGAGACGCCCGTGCCGGGGCTCGGCCCGATCCTCCGGGAGACGGGCGGGATCCTCGAGCCCAGCACGTACAACATGGCGTTCACGATGCACGCGACGATCATGATCTTCTTCGTGATCATGCCGATCCTCGCGGGCGCGTTCGGGAACTTCTGCATCCCGCTGATGATCGGCGCGCGCGACATGGCGTTCCCGTTCCTGAACATGCTGTCCTTCTGGGTGACGTGCAGCGCGGGCCTCATCATGCTCTCCGGCTTCTTCGTGGAGGGCGGCCACGCCGCGGCGGGGTGGACCTCCTACGCGCCCCTCTCCGCGGTGGCGTCGTACACGGGCGTGAACTGGGGGCAGAACATCTGGTGCATCAGCCTCTTCATCATGGGTATCGGCTCGATGATGGGGGCGATCAACTACATCACCACGATCATCAACATGCGGGCGCCGGGGATGCGGCTCTTCCGGATGCCGCTGGTGGTCTGGTCCCTGTTCATCACGGCGATCCTGCTCCTGCTGGCGCTACCCGTGCTGACCTCGGCCGTCGCGATGCTCCTCTTCGACCGCACGCTCGGGACGAGCTGGTTCCGTCCCTCGGGCGGCGGCGAGCCGCTCCTGTGGCAGCACCTCTTCTGGTACTTCGGCCACCCGGAGGTCTACATCCTGATCCTGCCGGCGATGGGCATCGCGTCGGAGATCCTGCCGGTCTTCTCCCGCAAGCCGATCTTCGGCTACCACGCGATGGCGTTCTCGATGATCGCCATCGCGTTCCTCTCGTGGGTCGTCTACGGCCACCACATGTTCGTCTCCGGCATGAGCCCGGCGCTCGGCATGGCGTTCACCGTCACGACGATGGTCATCGCGGTGCCGTCGGCCATCAAGACCTTCAACTGGCTCGGCACGCTGTGGGGCGGGCGCATCCAGTTCACCGTGCCGATGCTGAACGCGCTCGCGTTCGTGTCGATGTTCGTCATCGGCGGGCTCAGCGGCATCTTCATGGCCTCGACGCCCGTGGACATCTACATCCAGGACACGTACTTCATCGTCGCCCACATCCACTACGTCGTCTTCGGCGGCTCGATCTTCGGCGCCTTCGCCGCGATCTACTACTGGTTCCCGAAGATGTTCGGGCGGATGACGAACACGGTCCTCGGCCATCTCCACTTCTGGCCGACGTTCGTCTTCTTCAACCTCACGTTCTTCCCGATGCACATCATCGGCGTCGGCGGGCAGATGCGGCGCATCTACAACCCGATGCAGTACGAGTTCCTCCAGCACCAGCAGCACTGGAACGTGTTCATCACGATCTCGGCGCTCTGCCTCGGCCTGGGGCAGATCCCGTTCGTCATCAACTTCTTCTGGTCGCTCTTCGCCGGGAAGAAGGCGCCGCTGAACCCCTGGAACGCCAACACCCTCGAGTGGACGGCGCCGTCGCCGCCGCCGCACCTGAACTGGGGCGCGACGCTGCCGACCGTCTACCGCGGCCCCTACGAGTACAGTTCGCCCGAGTCGAAGGAAGACTGGTTGCCGCAGAACGCGCCGCCCGTGACGTCCGCGGGAGCGCGGCGCCACTGA
- a CDS encoding COX15/CtaA family protein, producing MAHRLALVTLAATFVLILLGGLVTNTGAALAVPDWPSSFGYNMFLLPWARMVGGVFYEHSHRLAGAAVGLLTLGLAAALWRAGGRLRWLGAAAVLAVVAQGVLGGLRVVLQADTLAIVHGSLAQAFFALLAAIALVTSRAAAAPARAADPGARRLALAAVAVVYAQIVAGALLTHAGRLWLHLGGAVAVFALVPIVTARLRRSGDAVAAPVARALLALLGLQLLLGAGSFLARFASIWIPGGQTTMLVLPVAHRLAASLILGATVVLALRAWATASEEDVQARRIGRTEPHVPWTGHPRSPAASRMSME from the coding sequence GTGGCGCACCGGCTCGCGCTCGTGACGCTCGCGGCGACGTTCGTCCTGATCCTCCTCGGGGGGCTGGTCACGAACACGGGCGCGGCGCTCGCGGTGCCCGACTGGCCGAGCAGCTTCGGTTACAACATGTTCCTGCTCCCGTGGGCGCGGATGGTCGGCGGGGTCTTCTACGAGCACAGCCACCGCCTCGCCGGCGCCGCCGTCGGCCTGCTCACGCTCGGCCTCGCGGCGGCGCTCTGGCGCGCGGGCGGGCGGCTCCGGTGGCTCGGCGCCGCCGCCGTCCTCGCCGTCGTCGCCCAGGGCGTGCTGGGCGGCCTGCGCGTGGTGCTCCAGGCGGACACGCTCGCGATCGTCCACGGGAGCCTCGCCCAGGCGTTCTTCGCGCTGCTCGCCGCCATCGCGCTCGTCACGTCGCGCGCGGCCGCGGCGCCCGCACGTGCGGCCGACCCGGGTGCGCGCCGGCTGGCCCTCGCGGCCGTGGCGGTGGTCTACGCGCAGATCGTTGCCGGCGCGCTCCTGACCCACGCCGGCCGGCTCTGGCTCCATCTCGGCGGGGCCGTCGCCGTGTTCGCGCTGGTGCCCATCGTCACCGCGCGGCTCCGGCGGAGCGGCGACGCGGTCGCGGCGCCCGTCGCGCGCGCGCTCCTCGCCCTCCTCGGCCTCCAGCTCCTGCTCGGCGCGGGGAGCTTCCTCGCGCGCTTCGCGTCGATCTGGATCCCGGGTGGACAGACGACGATGCTGGTCCTGCCGGTGGCCCACCGCCTCGCGGCGAGCCTGATCCTCGGCGCGACCGTGGTCCTGGCGCTCCGCGCGTGGGCGACAGCGAGCGAAGAAGATGTGCAGGCAAGGCGCATTGGCCGTACGGAGCCACACGTACCTTGGACGGGCCACCCACGGAGTCCGGCGGCCTCGCGGATGTCGATGGAATGA
- a CDS encoding cytochrome c oxidase subunit 3 has product MSAASVHSAVEPAETPLTPDSWGKLGMWIFLAGDAVGFGTLLAGYGAMRATSADWPSPYDVLGINLTALMTFLLICSSVTMVKGLEWLGKGDRARCKMFLFLTALGGAIFVSLQAYEWTHLIHRGLHINGNPWGASLFGTTFFLVTGFHGLHVTGGVIYLLAIIRYVANRPEPRASYNAVEIVGLYWHFVDLVWIMVFTFMYLI; this is encoded by the coding sequence ATGAGCGCAGCCTCCGTGCACTCGGCGGTCGAACCGGCCGAGACTCCCCTCACGCCGGACAGCTGGGGGAAGCTCGGGATGTGGATCTTCCTCGCGGGCGATGCCGTGGGCTTCGGCACGCTGCTCGCGGGCTACGGCGCGATGCGGGCGACCAGCGCCGACTGGCCGAGCCCGTACGACGTGCTCGGTATCAACCTCACCGCGCTGATGACGTTCCTCCTGATCTGCTCGAGCGTCACGATGGTGAAGGGGCTCGAGTGGCTCGGGAAGGGCGACCGCGCGCGGTGCAAGATGTTCCTCTTCCTCACCGCCCTCGGGGGCGCCATCTTCGTGAGCCTGCAGGCGTACGAGTGGACCCACCTGATCCACCGGGGCCTGCACATCAACGGCAACCCGTGGGGCGCGTCCCTCTTCGGCACGACGTTCTTCCTCGTCACCGGGTTCCACGGCCTGCACGTGACCGGGGGCGTGATCTATCTCCTCGCGATCATCCGGTACGTGGCGAACCGGCCCGAGCCGCGGGCCAGCTACAACGCGGTCGAGATCGTCGGCCTGTACTGGCACTTCGTCGACCTCGTGTGGATCATGGTGTTCACCTTCATGTATCTCATCTGA
- the cyoE gene encoding heme o synthase, translating into MALTTASAGRATTEAIVVPLARERRRVVADLVSLAKPRIVVMILVTTVVGFYVGHQGAPDYARLLHLLLGTLLAAGGSLALNQYWERDVDARMERTRARPLPDGRIAPLEALLFGGAITLGGIGYLASFVGLLPFAVTAVTAALYLFAYTPLKLRTPLCTLVGAVPGALPPVAGWAAARGDLGLGAWVLFGIVFLWQLPHTLAIARLYRDDFARAGVRLLPVVDADGASTERQILNGCLALLAVSLLPTLIGLAGPIYFAGAFLLGAAFVALGARQALRPSLVTARRVLFASLFYLPVLLALLALDKA; encoded by the coding sequence ATGGCGCTGACGACCGCGAGCGCGGGGCGCGCGACGACGGAGGCGATCGTCGTCCCGCTCGCGCGCGAGCGCCGCCGGGTCGTCGCCGACCTCGTCTCGCTCGCGAAGCCCCGGATCGTCGTCATGATCCTGGTGACGACGGTCGTCGGCTTCTACGTGGGGCACCAGGGCGCGCCCGACTACGCGCGGCTGCTCCACCTGCTCCTCGGCACGCTCCTCGCGGCCGGCGGCTCGCTCGCGCTCAACCAGTACTGGGAGCGCGACGTGGACGCGCGCATGGAGCGCACGCGCGCGCGGCCCCTGCCCGACGGGCGGATCGCGCCGCTCGAGGCGCTCCTGTTCGGCGGCGCGATCACGCTCGGTGGCATCGGCTACCTCGCGAGCTTCGTCGGGCTCCTGCCGTTCGCCGTGACCGCCGTGACCGCGGCGCTCTACCTCTTCGCCTACACGCCGCTGAAGCTCAGGACGCCGCTCTGCACGCTCGTCGGCGCCGTGCCCGGCGCGCTCCCGCCCGTGGCGGGCTGGGCCGCGGCCCGCGGCGACCTCGGTCTCGGCGCGTGGGTGCTCTTCGGGATCGTCTTCCTCTGGCAGCTTCCGCACACGCTCGCGATCGCGCGGCTCTACCGCGACGACTTCGCGCGCGCGGGCGTGCGGCTCCTGCCGGTCGTGGACGCGGACGGGGCGAGCACCGAGCGCCAGATCCTGAACGGCTGCCTCGCGCTGCTCGCGGTGAGCCTCCTGCCGACGCTGATCGGCCTCGCGGGCCCGATCTACTTCGCCGGCGCGTTCCTGCTCGGCGCCGCCTTCGTCGCGTTGGGCGCGCGCCAGGCGCTCCGGCCCTCGCTCGTCACGGCCCGGCGCGTGCTCTTCGCCTCGCTGTTCTACCTGCCGGTCCTCCTGGCGCTCCTGGCGCTGGACAAGGCATGA
- a CDS encoding c-type cytochrome, whose protein sequence is MRVPVGVKVGAFALGVMGSYTYFANSIPQIESRPPEELSLEGGGVTPEQLVKAGEQIFKTKGTCEVCHKVGEKGMRAPDLAGVGARAAKRKPGLSAKQYIIESLLDPGAYLVEGYPNIMPRVDKPPIGLNRSELWAVTAFLESLGGTVDVKLDDIPKTAGAAAGGAPAELKLPGDPKAGEAVFTGKGACIACHKAGKIGASPVGPDLSQIARIQTPEYIMGKILNPAAMGTVTGYPKGVMPPMFGQSLTAKEYVDLVSFLLTLK, encoded by the coding sequence ATGCGCGTGCCCGTCGGAGTGAAGGTCGGCGCCTTCGCGCTGGGCGTGATGGGGTCGTACACGTACTTCGCGAACTCGATCCCGCAGATCGAGTCCAGGCCCCCCGAGGAGCTCTCCCTCGAGGGCGGCGGCGTCACGCCCGAGCAGCTCGTGAAGGCCGGCGAGCAGATCTTCAAGACCAAGGGGACCTGCGAGGTCTGCCACAAGGTCGGCGAGAAGGGCATGCGCGCGCCCGACCTCGCGGGCGTCGGCGCGCGCGCCGCCAAGCGGAAGCCCGGGCTCAGCGCCAAGCAGTACATCATCGAGTCGCTGCTCGACCCGGGCGCCTACCTCGTCGAGGGCTACCCCAACATCATGCCACGCGTCGACAAGCCGCCGATCGGGCTCAACCGCTCCGAGCTCTGGGCGGTCACGGCGTTCCTCGAGTCGCTCGGGGGCACCGTGGACGTGAAGCTCGACGACATCCCGAAGACGGCCGGCGCGGCGGCGGGCGGCGCGCCGGCGGAGCTCAAGCTGCCCGGCGACCCCAAGGCGGGCGAGGCGGTCTTCACGGGCAAGGGCGCCTGCATCGCCTGTCACAAGGCGGGCAAGATCGGGGCCTCGCCCGTCGGGCCCGACCTCTCGCAGATCGCGCGGATCCAGACGCCGGAGTACATCATGGGCAAGATCCTCAACCCGGCGGCGATGGGCACCGTGACGGGCTACCCCAAGGGCGTCATGCCGCCGATGTTCGGCCAGTCGCTGACGGCGAAGGAGTACGTCGACCTCGTCTCCTTCCTCCTGACGCTCAAATGA
- a CDS encoding cytochrome ubiquinol oxidase subunit I, with translation MRDGSALRQAARAALSAAFLVAVVAALPAHAQDAATEPAYRAFPLIGSRLAVWAVAQLHLNFAAFILGVPIFAVIIEIIGWRTGEARYDWLSHEFVKLTFAAFSTTALLGAFLLFLFVGYYPKFWTYMTSIFFPTYWVYALLFFAETFTVYLWYYGWDWLAGPRKWIHVGLGVLSNLLGTAILVVANSWVTFMMSPAGITESGALKGSVWAAINNYTWMPLNIHRLIANIVFGGTIAAAYAAFRFLNATTDEERARYDWMGYVGNFVALSAFIVLPFAGYWLGREIYAFNQTMGITMMGGFMSWLWIIQAILIGILFLGSNYYLWLGMERIPGSERYRKYVPYMLMILAIGFMVWATPHSLIVTLDEARAIGGTHHPVLGVLGVMSAKNTAVNLMILTTFLSYVLYRRANKLPIKSWVLTGMAIQWAAFFVAAAIVVFYGVYGYFVESIVRIGFSVYQVGAVLGAIVLVMTIDIPMFRGARSTGAIRWGRIPARSQYVLILLAVTFTWLMGLMGFARSGIRQYWHVYGVMRDTSVDAVTPALGYAANVITIVTAAFFALVMFIFWLGGLSERGRAGAHGAAPVIAGGSEDAP, from the coding sequence ATGAGGGATGGCTCCGCCCTCCGGCAGGCCGCCCGGGCGGCCCTGTCGGCGGCGTTCCTCGTCGCCGTCGTCGCCGCCCTTCCCGCGCACGCGCAGGACGCCGCCACGGAGCCGGCGTATCGCGCCTTCCCGTTGATCGGCTCCCGGCTCGCCGTGTGGGCGGTGGCCCAGCTCCACCTGAACTTCGCCGCGTTCATCCTGGGCGTGCCGATCTTCGCGGTGATCATCGAGATCATCGGCTGGCGCACGGGCGAGGCCCGCTACGACTGGCTCTCGCACGAGTTCGTCAAGCTCACCTTCGCGGCGTTCTCCACGACCGCCCTCCTCGGCGCGTTCCTCCTGTTCCTGTTCGTCGGCTACTACCCGAAGTTTTGGACGTACATGACCTCGATCTTCTTCCCGACCTACTGGGTCTACGCCCTGCTGTTCTTCGCGGAGACCTTCACGGTCTACCTCTGGTACTACGGCTGGGACTGGCTCGCCGGCCCGAGGAAGTGGATCCACGTGGGCCTCGGCGTGCTGTCGAACCTCCTCGGCACCGCGATCCTCGTCGTCGCGAACTCCTGGGTGACCTTCATGATGTCGCCCGCCGGCATCACGGAGAGCGGCGCCCTCAAGGGTTCGGTCTGGGCGGCGATCAACAACTACACCTGGATGCCGCTCAACATCCACCGCCTGATCGCGAACATCGTCTTCGGCGGCACGATCGCCGCCGCCTACGCCGCGTTCCGGTTCCTCAACGCGACGACCGACGAGGAGCGGGCGCGCTACGACTGGATGGGCTACGTCGGAAACTTCGTCGCGCTGTCGGCGTTCATCGTGCTCCCGTTCGCCGGCTACTGGCTCGGCCGCGAGATCTACGCGTTCAACCAGACGATGGGCATCACGATGATGGGCGGCTTCATGTCGTGGCTCTGGATCATCCAGGCCATCCTGATCGGCATCCTCTTCCTCGGCTCGAACTACTACCTCTGGCTCGGCATGGAACGCATCCCGGGGTCCGAGCGCTACCGGAAATACGTCCCGTACATGCTGATGATCCTCGCGATCGGGTTCATGGTGTGGGCGACGCCCCACAGCCTGATCGTGACGCTCGACGAGGCCCGCGCGATAGGCGGGACCCACCATCCCGTCCTCGGCGTCCTCGGCGTGATGTCGGCCAAGAACACCGCCGTCAACCTGATGATCCTCACGACGTTCCTCTCCTACGTGCTCTACCGCCGCGCCAACAAGCTCCCGATCAAGTCCTGGGTGCTGACCGGCATGGCGATCCAGTGGGCGGCGTTCTTCGTCGCGGCCGCGATCGTCGTGTTCTACGGCGTGTACGGCTACTTCGTCGAGTCCATCGTGCGGATCGGGTTCTCGGTCTACCAGGTGGGCGCGGTGCTCGGCGCGATCGTCCTGGTGATGACGATCGACATCCCGATGTTCCGCGGGGCGCGCTCGACCGGCGCGATCCGCTGGGGCCGGATCCCCGCGCGCTCGCAGTACGTGCTGATCCTCCTCGCCGTCACCTTCACGTGGCTGATGGGGCTGATGGGCTTCGCGCGCTCGGGGATCCGGCAGTACTGGCACGTGTACGGCGTCATGCGCGACACCTCGGTGGACGCGGTCACGCCGGCGCTCGGCTACGCCGCGAACGTCATCACGATCGTGACCGCCGCGTTCTTCGCGCTGGTGATGTTCATCTTCTGGCTCGGCGGGCTCTCCGAGCGCGGCCGAGCCGGGGCGCACGGCGCGGCGCCGGTGATCGCGGGCGGCAGCGAGGACGCCCCCTAG
- a CDS encoding cytochrome C oxidase subunit IV family protein, producing MASAEHKHPNYMAIFWYLAILTVIEIAVIYAPLAKLTIGVLLCALALGKATLVAMYFMHLRFEARTLGMVAITPLAIATLLVFLLLPDGFAVMKRTADVKAPAAAPAKH from the coding sequence ATGGCGAGCGCAGAGCACAAGCACCCGAACTACATGGCGATCTTCTGGTACCTCGCGATCCTCACGGTCATCGAGATCGCGGTGATCTACGCGCCACTCGCGAAGCTGACGATCGGCGTGCTCCTGTGTGCGCTGGCGCTCGGCAAGGCCACGCTCGTCGCGATGTACTTCATGCACCTCCGGTTCGAGGCGAGGACGCTGGGGATGGTCGCGATCACCCCGCTCGCGATCGCGACGCTCCTGGTGTTCCTGCTCCTCCCCGATGGCTTCGCGGTGATGAAGCGGACCGCCGACGTGAAGGCGCCGGCGGCCGCCCCCGCGAAGCACTGA
- a CDS encoding cytochrome c, translated as MSLLRSRFVQAVLILVLAFVVLRFGIRPPAPWSVIKIYMTVVLLAVLIYVSSDSDSWRSFVGPIRATLVDPSRRAVRLALAVVLPILLGYYAYTQAAATPQAPAELRAVHPAPPGSIQFRGKEINISGVENPLRKDQASVKRHVAAGGEIYIRNCMYCHGDNLDGHGLFAPALNPQPADFQDPGTIAMLQEAYLFWRIAKGGPGLPRESTPWNSAMPAWEDRLTEEQVWQVIMYLYDATGQQPRRWETSH; from the coding sequence ATGAGCCTGCTGCGCTCGCGCTTCGTCCAGGCGGTCCTGATCCTCGTGCTCGCGTTCGTCGTGCTGCGGTTCGGGATCCGCCCGCCCGCGCCGTGGAGCGTCATCAAGATCTACATGACGGTCGTGCTCCTGGCCGTTCTCATCTACGTCTCCTCAGACTCGGACTCCTGGCGCTCGTTCGTGGGCCCGATCCGCGCGACGCTCGTGGACCCGAGCCGCCGGGCCGTGCGCCTGGCGCTCGCGGTCGTGCTACCGATCCTCCTCGGCTACTACGCCTACACGCAGGCGGCGGCGACGCCCCAGGCCCCGGCGGAGCTGCGCGCGGTGCATCCGGCGCCGCCGGGCTCGATCCAGTTCCGCGGCAAGGAGATCAACATCTCCGGCGTGGAGAACCCCCTGCGGAAGGACCAGGCGAGCGTCAAGCGGCACGTCGCGGCGGGCGGCGAGATCTACATCCGGAACTGCATGTACTGCCACGGCGACAACCTCGACGGGCACGGCCTGTTCGCGCCGGCGCTCAATCCGCAGCCGGCGGACTTCCAGGATCCGGGCACGATCGCGATGCTCCAGGAGGCGTACCTCTTCTGGCGGATCGCGAAGGGCGGTCCCGGGCTCCCGAGGGAGTCGACGCCCTGGAACTCGGCGATGCCCGCGTGGGAGGACCGCCTGACCGAGGAGCAGGTCTGGCAGGTCATCATGTACCTGTACGACGCGACGGGCCAGCAGCCGCGGCGCTGGGAGACCTCGCACTGA